One window from the genome of Paenibacillus azoreducens encodes:
- a CDS encoding putative holin-like toxin, with protein sequence MPVEVYQALTLMISFATLVVAILSFHKKK encoded by the coding sequence ATGCCTGTGGAGGTATACCAAGCTTTGACGCTAATGATTTCATTTGCGACTCTGGTTGTAGCGATACTTTCATTCCACAAAAAGAAATAG
- a CDS encoding serine hydrolase has translation MNIFLKRVMAIAFTFTVATGLLGGMGPLSKVSAKPLEMGPQDPKEVEQFADEFFNRSELKDSMAGAAFVVVKGNKVLLKKGYGYADIEKKLPVDPDRTVFRMASISKVITATAVMQLAEQGKIDLNKDMSAYLGDISIPNQTGFPLTMKHLLTNSTGFEYGDGSELETRDLTREVPIKQYVSDNTPTVIRKPGEFYRYDNLGFTIQGYAIEQVTGKPFGAYVQEHVFKPLGMKNSSFRLTPGNMKELAVPYNQIGESIPTYATVPTELPGGGMLSTGSDMANFMMAHLGGGKLGDATILRNESVAEMQKPQLAIHEKLPNMAYGFEYANQQHYNGHYMIEKAGDMAGYHSNMWLIPDEKVGVFVTVNKDIEIRKPLLEAFMNHYYPNKEKSSKPHERSKQSLANFEGTYSDLRNRMWTSRIRSEEGKLIVKDPFGEHVLYEIEPLLFQDEQGTKAAFKLNSSGDVQAFYYDLKSDSWTEKLPKPQLYKDVSTDDPYAAPIYHMRQLRVIDEISNDNRFQPEQAITREQFIGWFIRWAGVAPSKNKPVFTDISNSAYAQEIQAAYEFGLIQTSASSQFHPQQLLTRQEAATIIWRMAFNHLGAEPQKPSLSGHTDAWALEGVRFVIGKQLFGPEVVKGKDGRFDYHSKRPMLKKEAASLLSRFADNLL, from the coding sequence ATGAACATATTTTTAAAGCGTGTAATGGCCATTGCATTCACCTTCACCGTAGCAACTGGCTTGCTGGGCGGTATGGGTCCGCTATCGAAAGTATCGGCGAAGCCCTTGGAAATGGGTCCGCAAGATCCGAAAGAAGTGGAGCAATTTGCTGATGAATTTTTTAACCGTTCGGAATTGAAGGATAGTATGGCAGGAGCCGCATTTGTAGTCGTCAAGGGCAACAAGGTGTTATTGAAAAAGGGTTACGGCTATGCAGATATAGAGAAGAAGCTGCCGGTTGATCCTGACCGTACGGTTTTTCGCATGGCCTCCATTTCTAAAGTGATCACCGCTACAGCCGTGATGCAACTAGCCGAACAAGGGAAAATCGATTTGAACAAAGATATGTCGGCTTACTTGGGGGATATTAGCATTCCAAATCAGACGGGCTTTCCTCTAACCATGAAACATTTACTGACGAATTCTACTGGATTTGAATATGGAGATGGTTCAGAGTTAGAGACAAGGGATTTGACTCGGGAAGTACCTATTAAACAATACGTATCAGACAATACACCTACAGTGATCCGTAAGCCTGGTGAGTTTTACAGATATGACAACTTAGGATTTACGATTCAAGGTTATGCCATTGAGCAAGTGACAGGGAAGCCATTTGGTGCATATGTGCAGGAGCATGTTTTCAAACCACTAGGCATGAAAAATAGTAGCTTCCGTTTAACCCCGGGAAACATGAAAGAATTGGCTGTCCCTTATAACCAGATTGGCGAATCTATTCCTACGTATGCCACTGTTCCAACCGAGCTTCCGGGCGGAGGAATGCTGTCTACAGGTTCCGACATGGCTAATTTCATGATGGCTCATCTAGGTGGCGGCAAGCTGGGAGATGCGACGATTCTGAGAAATGAATCCGTGGCGGAAATGCAAAAACCGCAGCTTGCTATCCACGAGAAGCTGCCGAATATGGCTTATGGCTTCGAATACGCTAATCAGCAGCATTATAATGGGCATTACATGATTGAGAAAGCAGGTGACATGGCAGGATATCACAGCAATATGTGGTTGATTCCTGATGAAAAAGTTGGTGTTTTTGTGACCGTAAATAAAGATATTGAAATTCGCAAGCCATTGTTAGAAGCATTTATGAATCATTATTATCCGAATAAGGAGAAATCGTCCAAACCTCATGAACGGTCAAAACAGTCCTTGGCCAATTTTGAAGGTACATATAGTGACTTGCGGAATCGGATGTGGACCTCACGTATTCGTTCAGAAGAGGGCAAGCTTATCGTGAAGGATCCGTTTGGAGAGCATGTACTATATGAAATAGAACCTTTGCTTTTTCAAGACGAGCAGGGCACAAAAGCTGCTTTCAAATTGAATAGCAGCGGTGACGTGCAGGCATTTTATTATGATTTGAAATCTGATAGCTGGACCGAAAAATTGCCGAAACCGCAGCTGTATAAGGATGTTAGTACCGACGATCCTTATGCCGCACCGATCTATCACATGCGCCAATTGCGGGTCATCGATGAAATAAGTAACGACAACCGCTTTCAGCCTGAACAAGCAATTACGCGAGAACAGTTTATCGGATGGTTTATCCGGTGGGCCGGGGTAGCCCCATCCAAGAATAAGCCGGTGTTCACTGACATTTCTAACAGTGCTTACGCCCAAGAAATACAAGCGGCTTATGAGTTTGGTTTAATACAAACCTCAGCAAGTAGTCAATTTCATCCACAGCAGCTGTTGACGCGGCAAGAAGCAGCAACTATTATATGGCGTATGGCATTCAATCATTTAGGCGCCGAACCGCAGAAACCTTCGCTTAGCGGTCATACCGATGCTTGGGCGCTCGAAGGCGTTCGTTTCGTTATCGGGAAACAATTATTTGGACCCGAGGTTGTGAAAGGTAAGGACGGCAGGTTTGATTATCACTCCAAACGGCCTATGCTGAAAAAAGAAGCCGCTTCATTGTTATCACGGTTTGCTGACAATTTATTATAA
- a CDS encoding response regulator transcription factor — protein MKSILIIDDEIEIQELLTIYLTNHGYTTIAVGNGVEALAIMQERSIDLIIADIMMPQMDGLELLKRTRQSSQIPFLFISAKSDDMDKIFGLQFGADDYVGKPFNPLEVVSRVQALFRRIDAFAKPAKQEQECIEIGDILLDLRSCKLYKSGIEKETTSYEFRILELLMRQAGRVFTKAHIYEQVWGEEYIGDENLIMVYISKIREKIEDNPRKPVHLITIRGLGYRFEKGR, from the coding sequence ATGAAGTCTATACTCATCATAGATGATGAAATTGAGATTCAGGAACTGCTGACCATCTATTTAACCAATCATGGCTATACAACGATTGCTGTCGGGAATGGAGTTGAAGCACTGGCAATCATGCAGGAGAGGTCCATAGATTTGATTATTGCCGATATTATGATGCCTCAGATGGATGGATTGGAATTGCTTAAGAGGACGCGACAAAGCTCACAGATTCCGTTCCTCTTTATTTCCGCTAAGTCTGACGACATGGACAAAATCTTCGGCCTTCAGTTTGGAGCGGATGATTACGTTGGCAAGCCTTTCAATCCACTTGAAGTTGTTAGCAGGGTTCAAGCGTTGTTCAGACGGATTGATGCCTTTGCAAAGCCTGCGAAGCAAGAGCAGGAGTGTATTGAAATCGGGGATATATTGCTTGATTTGAGGAGCTGTAAGCTGTACAAGTCCGGGATAGAAAAAGAAACAACATCATATGAATTCAGGATTCTGGAATTGTTAATGAGACAAGCAGGCAGGGTATTTACGAAAGCACATATTTACGAGCAAGTGTGGGGCGAGGAATACATTGGAGATGAGAACTTAATCATGGTGTATATCAGCAAAATCCGGGAGAAAATTGAGGACAATCCCAGAAAACCCGTTCATCTCATTACGATTAGGGGGTTAGGCTACCGATTTGAAAAAGGCAGATAG
- the scfB gene encoding thioether cross-link-forming SCIFF peptide maturase codes for MIHQYQLNGYNIVIDTYSGSVHVVDDLAYEIIALYEHTAPEEIISLMKEKHYSEESIRETISEIEELISNGQLFTEDAYEELSINLKERKTYVKALCLNVAHTCNLSCEYCFASQGKYNGDRSIMSYEVGQRAIDYLLEHSGHHRNLDIDFFGGEPLMAWKVVKQIVAYARSKEQEYNKKFRFTFTTNGMLLNDEVTEFLNQEMYNVVLSLDGRKEVHDRLRTTVTGKGSYDYIVPKFQQFVQKRGDQEYYVRGTYTKNNVDFTNDIFHIADLGFDKISMEPVICDPREPYALTERDLPEIYKQYEILAKEMIKRSEQSEGFTFYHYMLDLSEGPCIQKRITGCGSGTEYLAVTPWGELFPCHQFVGDEAYSMGNLWDGITRPELQCQFKESNCYTKPECKDCWAKLYCSGGCPANALHATGSINGTYEFSCDIFRKRIECSMMAKVAESIRAMEESEV; via the coding sequence ATGATTCACCAATATCAACTGAACGGATACAACATCGTAATCGACACCTATAGTGGGTCAGTGCATGTTGTTGATGACCTGGCGTATGAGATCATTGCGCTTTATGAGCATACAGCTCCCGAAGAAATCATCTCATTGATGAAGGAAAAACATTATTCTGAAGAAAGCATCCGAGAGACCATCTCGGAGATCGAGGAACTCATAAGCAATGGTCAGCTCTTTACAGAGGATGCGTATGAAGAGTTGTCCATTAATTTAAAAGAACGAAAAACGTATGTTAAGGCGCTCTGTCTCAATGTCGCGCACACCTGCAATCTGTCATGCGAATATTGCTTCGCCAGCCAAGGGAAATACAATGGCGATCGATCAATCATGAGCTATGAGGTTGGACAAAGAGCTATCGATTATCTGCTGGAACACTCGGGCCATCACCGAAACCTTGACATTGACTTCTTCGGCGGGGAACCGCTTATGGCTTGGAAAGTCGTCAAACAGATTGTTGCGTATGCACGCAGCAAGGAGCAGGAATATAATAAAAAATTCCGCTTCACCTTCACAACGAACGGCATGCTGCTAAACGATGAGGTCACCGAGTTTTTAAATCAGGAAATGTACAATGTCGTCTTAAGCCTGGATGGAAGAAAAGAGGTTCATGACAGGCTGCGCACAACCGTGACCGGCAAAGGCAGTTATGATTATATCGTGCCGAAGTTCCAGCAATTCGTCCAAAAGCGTGGAGACCAGGAGTATTATGTCCGGGGAACTTATACGAAGAACAACGTCGATTTCACCAATGACATTTTCCATATCGCAGATCTTGGTTTTGACAAAATCTCGATGGAACCGGTCATCTGCGATCCACGGGAACCCTATGCGCTTACCGAGAGGGATCTTCCGGAGATTTATAAGCAGTACGAAATTCTCGCCAAGGAAATGATTAAGCGGAGTGAACAAAGCGAAGGGTTTACTTTCTATCATTACATGCTCGATCTCTCGGAAGGTCCTTGCATCCAGAAGAGAATTACGGGCTGTGGATCAGGCACGGAATATCTCGCTGTCACGCCATGGGGCGAACTGTTCCCTTGCCACCAGTTTGTAGGGGATGAAGCGTACAGCATGGGCAACCTCTGGGATGGCATCACACGACCTGAGCTGCAGTGCCAATTCAAAGAGAGCAACTGCTACACGAAGCCGGAGTGCAAGGATTGCTGGGCCAAACTCTATTGCAGCGGCGGCTGTCCTGCCAATGCCTTGCATGCGACGGGTTCCATCAACGGAACCTACGAGTTTAGTTGTGACATTTTCCGCAAACGGATCGAATGTTCCATGATGGCCAAAGTTGCCGAGTCAATTCGAGCGATGGAAGAGAGTGAAGTGTAG
- a CDS encoding HAMP domain-containing sensor histidine kinase, translated as MKKADSVSGKRPLKRLFFRNYAVISALMIVAIFVSLLSTHLFMRRYIDDLDLAQIKGENIYQYPFDNISGHLLEKYGGWFEIVNELGQIIYVKGNKEDDIVHYQEGQLFAKMDVERNDDAIFYHGFPADGPHGESYVLLWKIPERLFKLSTATTFFAALFAVLLFILLYFYARYSVRQVKKPLRQIVEGIKEMEHFNYTKRLHYSAEWEFVEIQDAFNRMAGRLQRTSADKELVENNKKNMLLHLSHDLKTPITSIYGYSQLLLDNETLNHRDARKYIQYIYDKSSYMANLIKDLFELAKLEDKHTELNKEKVNITKWFQQLVVEYYPEIEEKGFELEAHIPEEPLHVKIDKIHMSRVITNLISNTLQYNPVGTVLYVSCERTEGDVILWIGDDGIGIEEQIRDRIFEEFIRNSSTVKDGTGLGLAICKKIVALHHGTIEVEKSDRYSTLFRICLPCTVEKQ; from the coding sequence TTGAAAAAGGCAGATAGCGTTTCAGGCAAACGTCCTTTGAAAAGGCTGTTTTTTCGAAATTATGCGGTGATCAGCGCATTGATGATTGTGGCAATATTCGTATCGCTTTTAAGTACACACCTGTTTATGAGAAGGTATATAGATGATCTGGATTTAGCCCAAATTAAAGGAGAGAATATTTATCAATACCCCTTTGATAACATCAGCGGGCATCTGCTAGAAAAGTACGGCGGTTGGTTCGAAATTGTGAATGAGCTGGGCCAGATTATTTATGTCAAAGGAAACAAAGAAGACGATATCGTCCATTATCAGGAGGGTCAGCTGTTTGCCAAAATGGATGTGGAGCGAAACGATGATGCGATTTTCTACCATGGATTTCCTGCGGATGGACCGCATGGCGAATCCTATGTATTATTGTGGAAAATACCTGAACGATTGTTTAAATTATCTACAGCTACAACTTTCTTCGCTGCATTGTTTGCCGTTTTATTGTTCATCTTGCTTTACTTTTATGCCCGATATTCTGTTAGACAAGTTAAGAAGCCGCTAAGACAAATCGTTGAAGGCATCAAAGAGATGGAGCACTTTAATTACACGAAGCGTCTTCATTATTCTGCCGAATGGGAGTTTGTGGAGATACAAGATGCATTTAATAGAATGGCAGGACGATTGCAGCGTACCTCTGCCGATAAGGAATTGGTCGAAAACAACAAAAAAAACATGCTGCTTCATCTGTCACATGACTTAAAGACACCCATTACCTCAATCTATGGATACTCGCAGCTTTTGTTGGATAACGAGACATTAAATCACAGGGATGCGCGCAAATATATTCAATACATTTACGATAAATCATCTTATATGGCCAATTTGATTAAAGACTTATTTGAATTGGCAAAACTGGAAGACAAGCATACGGAATTAAATAAAGAAAAAGTGAACATCACGAAATGGTTTCAACAGTTGGTGGTAGAATATTATCCCGAAATTGAGGAGAAGGGGTTTGAGCTTGAAGCACATATCCCGGAAGAACCGCTTCATGTTAAAATAGACAAAATTCATATGAGTCGCGTTATTACAAACTTGATTAGCAATACATTACAATATAATCCGGTGGGAACTGTTCTTTATGTGTCATGTGAACGAACAGAGGGAGATGTTATTCTATGGATTGGAGATGACGGAATCGGCATTGAGGAGCAAATTAGGGATCGAATTTTTGAAGAATTCATACGAAATTCAAGTACGGTGAAAGACGGCACAGGACTGGGTCTTGCTATATGCAAAAAAATTGTTGCATTGCATCACGGCACTATTGAAGTGGAAAAAAGTGATCGTTATTCTACTTTGTTTCGGATTTGCTTGCCATGTACAGTGGAAAAGCAGTGA
- a CDS encoding MFS transporter, with protein MDYRKKTVVASVAGLTLEGMDIMFISFAMTMIISEFNIDLATGGLISSITNVGMLLGGIIFGVLADKFGRVKVFTNTVLLFAIGTALTGLATNIEQVYIYRFIAGLGAGGEYGIGMALVAEAWPKNKQGRASSYVSVGAQYGVILAALLSAVILPTLGWRALFFVGVLPVIFAVIVRKNLGESTEWLDAQKNKEINKQHEKGKLAQLFETPRTSMTTISLIIMATVQIAGYNGLMIWLPSMLQKSQGLSVSSSALWTISTAVGMIIGMLTFGLFMDRFGAKRTFGIFLLASACAVFLYSYATGSVAILIGGAIVGFFSNGMFAGYGALISSFYPVQIRSTATNTIFNFGRAIGGFSPIFVGYILQRYDMTVVMIYLAALYCISFIVMLTLKKGSNKALQPIEIK; from the coding sequence ATGGATTATCGTAAGAAAACAGTGGTAGCTTCAGTAGCCGGTTTAACGTTGGAAGGAATGGACATTATGTTTATTTCCTTTGCGATGACAATGATTATTTCAGAATTTAACATTGATCTCGCAACGGGTGGACTGATTTCTTCCATAACGAACGTTGGCATGCTGTTAGGCGGTATTATTTTTGGGGTTTTGGCTGATAAGTTTGGGCGGGTAAAAGTGTTTACGAACACCGTCTTGTTGTTTGCAATTGGAACGGCTTTAACTGGACTCGCAACGAATATTGAACAAGTTTATATTTACAGATTTATCGCAGGTCTTGGCGCAGGGGGCGAATACGGAATAGGTATGGCTCTTGTTGCCGAGGCCTGGCCGAAGAATAAGCAAGGAAGAGCTTCCTCATATGTTAGTGTAGGTGCTCAATATGGCGTTATTTTAGCGGCGCTTCTTAGTGCTGTCATTCTTCCGACTTTAGGGTGGAGAGCTTTATTCTTTGTTGGAGTGCTGCCTGTAATTTTCGCCGTTATTGTGCGAAAGAACCTTGGGGAATCTACAGAGTGGCTGGATGCTCAGAAAAATAAAGAGATCAACAAACAGCACGAAAAAGGCAAGCTGGCTCAACTATTTGAAACACCTAGAACATCGATGACGACAATTTCATTAATTATTATGGCCACTGTGCAAATTGCCGGTTACAATGGCTTAATGATTTGGCTGCCATCCATGCTGCAGAAATCCCAAGGCCTATCCGTTTCAAGCTCTGCGCTTTGGACGATTAGTACAGCGGTTGGCATGATTATAGGGATGCTGACGTTCGGCCTGTTTATGGACCGATTTGGCGCAAAACGTACTTTTGGTATCTTTTTGCTTGCCTCTGCATGTGCCGTGTTTTTATACTCCTATGCTACTGGAAGTGTCGCCATTTTAATCGGAGGGGCGATTGTCGGCTTCTTCTCAAACGGCATGTTCGCTGGGTATGGGGCTTTAATTAGCAGCTTTTATCCAGTGCAAATCCGAAGTACGGCCACAAATACGATTTTTAACTTCGGTAGAGCTATAGGAGGATTTTCACCAATCTTCGTTGGCTATATTCTTCAGAGATATGATATGACGGTCGTCATGATCTACTTGGCTGCCTTATACTGCATTTCCTTCATCGTGATGCTAACTCTAAAAAAAGGCTCGAACAAAGCTTTACAACCGATTGAAATAAAATAG
- the scfA gene encoding six-cysteine ranthipeptide SCIFF: MKRIVTLSTRKLMDTAKHGGCGACQTSCQSACKTSCGVANQRCENPMNK, encoded by the coding sequence ATGAAAAGAATTGTAACACTAAGCACACGCAAACTGATGGATACTGCAAAACACGGCGGATGCGGCGCATGCCAGACATCTTGCCAATCTGCTTGCAAGACCTCCTGTGGCGTTGCTAACCAGCGTTGTGAAAATCCCATGAACAAATAG